One Sebastes umbrosus isolate fSebUmb1 chromosome 6, fSebUmb1.pri, whole genome shotgun sequence DNA window includes the following coding sequences:
- the ogfr gene encoding opioid growth factor receptor encodes MEDDCVCEYDSTWESDCDADEPAGESQTRRACQDKNKSSGWTLVTWHHTPRNMRAAKDMQTYRKGYPNLTDDECSEDKMNNLQFYLNKFPSAPDDVYIESFLKEWKNDYKRLERVHSYIQWLFPLREPGVNYMASELTMKEIEAFKKNEDAKKRLVESYELMLGFYGMRLVNKETGEVKRADNWKERFGNLERNMHNNLRITRILKSLGELGFEHYQAPLVRFFLEETLVKKTLSSVKRSVLDYFLFAVKDKLKRQELVRFAYLHFEPKDKFVWCPRKIQKQLRKAEKNLGNGDGKDEAYSRSKSKDGDAVVQQKEDGLDNVTKKGTDKTASKDKNKSSEASPEPKPEAETVGNGNAEAESNNEILGNGNDSTDDVDEMEQSPSPDSVTAKTEPCADSEETFTTDSKDTTQESDNIMQTDEDIDTEKPPKKKREDDKVLQSNGDSASGQMEEKAGANKATGQTSPSAQTPAKTSKHSPSLSSGREEKIPRTDFNQVPDKKEEEETSQAKVSATNGSVTTSADKGVAEQTNGKESEDIDMESNPSSSDQNVKSS; translated from the exons ATGGAGgacgactgtgtgtgtgagtacgaCTCGACCTGGGAGTCAGATTGTGATGCAGACGAGCCGGCCGGAGAGAGCCAGACCAGACGAGCCTGtcaggacaaaaacaaatcatctgGCTGGACTCTAGTGACT TGGCATCACACGCCCAGAAACATGAGGGCAGCAAAGGACATGCAGACCTACAGGAAAGGATATCCA aATCTTACAGATGACGAGTGCTCAGAAGATAAAATGAACAATTTGCAGTTTTATCTAAATAAATTTCCCTCCGCTCCTGATG atgtctACATTGAATCATTTCTTAAGGAATggaaaaatgactacaaaagaCTGGAGAGAGTTCACTCGTACATTCAGTG GCTGTTTCCACTGCGAGAGCCGGGGGTTAATTACATGGCTTCAGAACTCACCATGAAGGAAATTGAG GCCTTCAAGAAGAATGAGGACGCCAAAAAGAGACTAGTCGAGTCTTATGAACTCATGTTGGGCTTCTATGGCATGCGTTTGGTCAACAAAGAGACGGGTGAAGTGAAACGAGCGGATAATTGGAAGGAGCGATTTGGAAACCTGGAGCG GAATATGCACAACAACCTGCGCATCACTCGCATCCTGAAGAGCCTCGGAGAGCTGGGATTTGAACACTACCAGGCTCCTCTTGTGCGCTTCTTTCTGGAAGAGACTCTAGTCAAAAAGACCCTCAGCAGTGTGAAACGCAGCGTGCTTGactacttcctgtttgccgTCAAGGACAAGCTGAAACGTCAGGAGCTCGTGCGCTTCGCCTACCTTCACTTTGAGCCAAAGGACAAGTTTGTGTGGTGTCCCAGAAAGATTCAGAAACAACTCAGGAAGGCGGAGAAAAATCTCGGGAATGGAGATGGAAAAGATGAAGCATATTCACGGAGTAAAAGCAAAGATGGAGATGCAGTTGTGCAACAAAAAGAGGACGGATTGGATAATGTTACAAAGAAAGGAACTGATAAAACAGCaagtaaagacaaaaacaaatcgtCTGAGGCGTCCCCTGAGCCAAAACCAGAAGCAGAGACTGTCGGAAATGGAAATGCAGAAGCTGAATCTAATAATGAAATTTTGGGGAATGGAAATGACTCTACAGATGATGTTGATGAAATGGAGCAGTCACCCAGTCCCGACTCTGTGACGGCAAAAACCGAGCCTTGCGCGGACAGCGAGGAGACATTCACCACCGACTCGAAGGACACCACCCAGGAATCAGACAACATTATGCAAACAGATGAGGACATAGACACTGAAAAACCAccgaagaagaagagagaagatgACAAGGTGCTGCAAAGCAACGGCGACTCTGCCAGTGGGCAGATGGAGGAGAAAGCTGGTGCTAATAAAGCCACTGGTCAAACGAGCCCGTCGGCGCAAACCCCCGCTAAGACTTCAAAACATTCGCCCTCTCTTTCTTctggaagagaggaaaaaatcCCAAGGACTGATTTTAATCAAGTGCCAGataaaaaggaagaggaggaaacgtCGCAGGCAAAAGTGTCAGCAACAAACGGGTCAGTGACGACGAGCGCTGACAAAGGTGTGGCTGAACAGACAAACGGGAAGGAGTCGGAGGATATTGATATGGAATCAAACCCCTCAAGCTCAGACCAAAATGTGAAGAGTTCATGA